TCACGGCGTCGTCGAACTTGATGGTGTGGCCGCCCACTTGCAGCAGCGCCAGCACCAAGGAGGTAAATTCGTGGCCCAGCGGTACACCGGCGAAACGCACGCCGATGTCGGAGCCGGTACGGTTGATGCTGAACGACGGGGCGCGTACGCCAGCGTCAAGGCGCTCGACCAGCGTGATCTTGTCGCTCAACAGGACTATTTCCTGGAGCAATTCCTTCATCTCGCGGGCTTTTGCGCTGTCATCGAGAGAAGCGACCAGCTCAAGCGGATACACCACTTTTTCCAGGTAGGATTTCAGTTGGGTTTTGAGGGTGGCATCTAACATGATTATTTCTTCCTTTACAAATATTTAGGCGTATGCCGGGCCGGACGCCCGGTCCGGCATCGCGGTAACTACTTGTTTGCTACGTGTTGCATCGAGACTTAGATCTTGCCAACCAGGTCCAGCGATGGGGTCAGGGTTGCTGCGCCTTCCGTCCATTTGGCTGGGCACACTTCGCCTGGGTGAGCGGCAACGTATTGAGCTGCCTTAACTTTGCGCAACAGTTCCGATGCGTCACGGCCGATGCCGTTGTCATGCACTTCCAGCACTTTGATGAAGCCGTCTGGATTGATGACGAAGGTACCGCGCAGTGCCATGCCTTCTTCTTCGATCATGACTTCGAAATTGCGCGACAGGGTACCGGTTGGGTCGCCGATCAGTGCGTATTGCACTTTCTTGATCGCGTCCGAGGTGTCGTGCCATGCTTTGTGCGCGAAGTGCGAATCGGTCGAGATGCCGTAGACATCGACGCCCAGCTTCTGGAACTCGGCGTGGTGATCGGCCAGGTCTTCCAGTTCGGTTGGGCAAACGAAGGTGAAGTCGGCTGGGTAGAACACGAATACCGACCACTTGCCTTTCAGCGACGCTTCCGTCAGGTCGACGAATTTGCCATTGTGGAATGCGGTTGCCTTGAATGGTTTAACTTGGGTATTGATGAGCGACATAATCATTTCCTCTCGTGTGGTGAATCAGTAAGACTCTAGTGTAAGGGGTTTTAACCCATATGCAAAATTGATTGTCACAATAGTTTCAATTGGTTTTAACTA
Above is a genomic segment from Janthinobacterium sp. 64 containing:
- the ahpC gene encoding alkyl hydroperoxide reductase subunit C; protein product: MSLINTQVKPFKATAFHNGKFVDLTEASLKGKWSVFVFYPADFTFVCPTELEDLADHHAEFQKLGVDVYGISTDSHFAHKAWHDTSDAIKKVQYALIGDPTGTLSRNFEVMIEEEGMALRGTFVINPDGFIKVLEVHDNGIGRDASELLRKVKAAQYVAAHPGEVCPAKWTEGAATLTPSLDLVGKI